The Rhodohalobacter sp. SW132 genomic sequence CGGGTTAAAAATGGCCACAGGCAGCCGATTACTCAGCTCAAAATTGAAAAAATTTCTTAAAACAGGAGTTTAACAATGGCACATAAGAAAGGACAAGGTTCAACAAGAAACGGACGGGATTCAGAATCCAAACGTCTTGGTGTTAAAAAATTTGGCGGTCAGGTTGTAAAAGCCGGAAATATTATTGTACGCCAGCGCGGCACCAAGTTCCATCCCGGAATAAACGTAGGACGCGGCGGAGATGACACGCTTTTTGCGCTCTCCGACGGAACGGTAACATTCAGGAGAAAAGGAAACGGACGTAAATTTGTATCCGTAGAGCCAACTGCCTGATTGTTTATATATAATAATTTTAAAGCCTCATCACTTTATCTGTGTTGAGGCTTTTTTTATTTTGAGCCCATGAACTACAAAATACCTGACTTTCCCGATCTCTCCTACGGCACCGTGTACTGCATCGGCAGAAATTATTCGGAACATATTGAAGAGATGAAAAGCAGCCGGACCAAAGATCCGGTGGTTTTTTTAAAGCCCCGAAGCAGTATCATTCATTCCGGAGAGAAAGTTGTCATTCCCAAACAATCTTCTGATGTACACCACGAAGTTGAACTGGTGCTTTTAATTGGGAAAACTACAGAAAATGTTTCTCCGGACAATGCTTTGAATTGTATCGAAGCTTTTGGAGTGGGAATCGATTTTACGGCACGGGATCTTCAAAATGATGCAAAGAAAAACGGGAAACCATGGAGCCTTTGCAAAGGCTTCAGGACGTTTGCACCTGTGGGCAACCTTATTGGTTATGATGGCAATACAGATATTGACCGCTTACAACTAACGCTGACCGTAAATGGTGAAAACCGCCAGAATGAC encodes the following:
- the rpmA gene encoding 50S ribosomal protein L27 — encoded protein: MAHKKGQGSTRNGRDSESKRLGVKKFGGQVVKAGNIIVRQRGTKFHPGINVGRGGDDTLFALSDGTVTFRRKGNGRKFVSVEPTA
- a CDS encoding fumarylacetoacetate hydrolase family protein; this translates as MNYKIPDFPDLSYGTVYCIGRNYSEHIEEMKSSRTKDPVVFLKPRSSIIHSGEKVVIPKQSSDVHHEVELVLLIGKTTENVSPDNALNCIEAFGVGIDFTARDLQNDAKKNGKPWSLCKGFRTFAPVGNLIGYDGNTDIDRLQLTLTVNGENRQNDNTDLMIFNSAEIISYLSHQFILTPGDLIFTGTPKGVSSVTRGDIITGKIGDGLSTIDVDVQ